cgtcctccaacacacacggacgcgcacatgaccaataagggcatgagatggaaggctgacaggcaggtaggccatccagttatttttagccgggccggctcagatgatttgtcgtgctttttacagcgccacggcttccaaaGATGAACttttctttatgtatttattgtcaaagcatttcatgtattcattgcctatcgggatgttaagtgttcctgaagtgaattacttaccccacctttaaagtaaaagtacaagtacctagtgtaggaatactctgttaaaaGTACAAGTCCTGCTTTGAAAATGTTAcacaagtacaaaagtattggcatcaaaatatacttaaagaacCAAAAGTAAGCCTATTCACGATGCAGATTGGtctgagctccaacaagccgtttaggacagtgTGAATACACACAGgcctactatacagagatgctatatgagaaaccaatgtgattttggaaaattgcacaatataaatctattttagtagacctcaacaatggaaatatgatcagtagaaatggccatgggacctttaacatcatAACACTCACCTGTTTTCGGCCCAAACCACGcccctacacactccccctccgtgacggagtgaactccgtggagtgacacatgaaactccctcctgtcagatggagtaAATACAGAGGCAAGCTTTGGCAcaaactcccctctctccggcagaaacaggaaatgccgtaactgtataacggtttcaaatcagcatctctttgacaacatttgaaaaataaataaaactccaaacatctttaattgtgtaaagctcttttagttttaaacctgatgtttataagcttcttagtttttgcaacaatctgtaaatatacacaactttataataaaatgcacacatttacctttttctagactaaacagttatgatcctaagttaaaaaaatatgaggttatcatgaggttgttaacatcgcaatttatcagtggatgtttgctggaactacttgtaaacagcgtgtttatgctttaggagctgtaaacgcgcaaacggaggggtagtgtgtagggtGCAGGGGGCAgagtgtagggggcggtttgggattgggccagtCCCAGCTCCGTCACCATAAAGAGTCCCCGGGGAAACGGCGAACCCTCTTTTATCGTTTCGGATGGGGTTAAAAGAGCAGGATGGAGGCAGGGctggttttatatcatgtacATTGATCTTGTTGGTTTATAATATTTTTCTTTTCATACATTAATtaggtataatttaattaatGGATGTTTGTTATTCTCAACTAAatgtttattgttatttaaCTGGTTTCCTTATCTGAGGTAACCATCTCTGCACATGCCACTCCTTTTTGATGGTACGGTCCAATTGATGGGCCTATAAAGGGTGGCATGTTAGGCTCATTGAGGAGAGGGATAGTGTTGGAGACAGTCATATGGAGATATTGATGTTGTCAACCACAAATGATGAATACAttcccacaccgggttgtatcaggacgttctgcctctgcctccttactTGGTTGGGACGCTCACTTGTCAGCCTCAGTGTCAGCGTCACAGTGTCAGAAAGGGGACTGTCTCCAGATGGCAAATTGACATGGACCACACTATCCTCTTCACTTGAAGATGTTCCAGTGTAACCTAAGAAAAAAGTGTGTAAAATAATTATTCCCCTCCGTCTGTACCTAACTACCTATCATTAAATGTTGGATTGAATCCTGAATTATTACATTGACATAAATCAGAAAGTATTACATCGAAACACAACATTTGTGTGAGATGTACATTATATTGTTGACCGTCCTTTTAACTCTCTCATTAGGATTTACATTGGGGCACAATAAACCAACTGCTCTCGTATCACCTATATCTATAGATATCAAGAGTTACATTTAGGTGCACAATGCTGTCTCTTGCAAGCTCTTTTACCAAACAAGCTAACGCTAGCTGCGTAAATATGACGCTCTTTGTATCAAAACAAAACGTACCTTCGTATActttgtccatttcaatcaacTTTCTTTCCTCCGGCTTCGATTTCCATCACTTGTTCGTTctctctgggtgtttctcaatgtcgaggacgcttgcttggtagcacatgtacctcagagtcacttgcttcagaagcgaggcaagaatccttcctagcctcggaaaacgaagaattgtggaacaggctaacaggtgtgaggccccgccttaaatggagggcgatttccgccaaagatttggaaattggtccgtgcgcaaagcattgtggggattttaagaccgcggagtctacacatgtgcagcctcgaaatttctcgctaccaagtacgccggcctcggtagaattccaagtatgctggacattggaacagtccttcggcggcactcgatgacgtagtgtgcttgaaatagtggctatggagcagccttcctcgacattgagaaacaccccctgtctggtccttcttattatacatccatggtctggtcagacatcaatctgttccacgtAGCGCACCCCCTAGAGGCCTGGAGGCGGAGCACttcctgtatttttttttttttaatgtgtttatgggtttgtatgtgttttggaCTTTGCATAATTTCTGTATATGCAgcgttttgttgttgtatttgttttcagggtttgtttgttttttatttcattatttgcCGGTGTTTCCTGCTTATGTATGCGTTTTTGGCCGTTGTTCAGCGTTTGCACCCGCCGGCCACCGTACATCTCCAATGTATTAATGTATATAtatgaatacatatatttttaaTATGCATTAAAACTGTCACAACATTTGCTATTCCAGGAAAAGATTTATATAAAAGTAACAGAAATCGCCAGGGTTCCTTTTTTGAATTTGGGCCCCTGCCCCCCTAACATCTTATGCACGTGCCTGTGTGGGGGTGGGGTGCTGTGTGTGTCTGGTGCAGTTGCGCCTCTGCACCAGTAGGTGTCAGAAGCTGTCGGCGGAAGTGGATGCTCACAAACAGGAGGTATCGCCACAAGGAATCTACAGCTGAGAAATCGAGTGGTCCGAAAGGAGATTTTCCTAATAAAACAACATCCCTGCACCGGGTTAAACTGCCTTTGAATGCACCATGAAGCCTCAGCTGGCAGGGGCCAAGAAGCGCCTGAAAGCAGCCGGATCCGAGGCGGCTCTGTCTCTACAACAGGAGCTTGTGGCAGCCATACATGGCGCGTTTGAAGTGGCTGTGGAAATCGCAGTTCGAGAGGTGACAAAGCTCGTAAGTGAGGCCACAGGAGATGCCTATGTGGAGATACAACGAGAGAATGAGTCACTCAAACAAAGACTGCAGAGAGCTGAAGCTAAGCTGGAGGAAAGAGGTGGTAGCTCTCCTCGTACCAAGCAGTATTTCAACGCCACAAGCCGCACAGATCAACCACCTCACCTGAAATgcaaccagaaaagctctaatCCCAATGTGGACATCGTGTTTAGTGGCACTGGGGTCAAAGATCATGCTCCTGTAGTAGGTCAGACTCACAGCGGTGTACACCAGCTCCCTGACCCCCAGTCAACACACGAGGAGCAGAGATCAGGTGACTCAAACACTCAGCATGTCAGTGAAGCAGCCTCAGAGAGAGCAGATGATGGAGGAGCTGTTGCCTGCCTGCTTGCCTTTACTGAAGGTAGGTAGCTGCTTTCATTTCCTGTTTGTTGTTTATTTCCTACCACTCTACCTGTATAGGTAAAGTAGAACATTATCACCTAACATGATGTGACACAGAAAATATGTTGTATGTTCATATGGGactgacctttttttttttatatactaATTTTGCGGTATGACATGAACATGGCCCATTATAATCAAtcaaatattaataaaaaataatcaaAGCCTCTATCAAATAAATGTGCTAAATTAAGTAAGTGTATCAAGGACTACAGTTGCCATCATGAGGAGTTCActtatttataaatgtaatacTTTGTAGAGGTTTTGAGAAAATAGATGGACCAGTTCTGTTTTTGCGTTTATTAACTCGGCTTTAGACCGTATTGGAAATGTGCTCTCAGCTTTTTTGCGTTACCATAACACACTCACTGACCCTGTCCAACTCTTACAGTTTTAGTGTGAAAGTAATCACAGAAGACAATTAGAAAAGGCACCACAGATAATAGTGGATTTTgttcaaacattttttttaaatatattatttatcAGAATCTTGTTTGCTAAATTGTAATCACATGCGTTTGCAGGTCAAAGTTGAAATGTATAATGACTATATATTAGGTACAATAACATTTGTTTAGAACTGTAATCATTGGCTCATTAATTAACTGCCctttatttcttttttaaaactcaaATTGCTGTCCTAAATGCCTTGAATTGATTTCTGAGTAAAAGTAATTGTGTGTTTACTGTGGTCACATTAGTTAGTATAAGTAATTCATATATATACCATCTTTAAAATACACATGTTTTTTAGGATAATTTTGGTTAATCTGTTACCAAGAGAATGCAGCGTCTAAACGTTGCAATGTACTCTGATGCCTTTCAAACAAAATGTAAATATCAAAAATCTGTAATCTATAAAAAtcaatattattatatttattagaaCATTTTAAGAGTTTACAAATTGTGCTCAAGTAAATAACACAGTAACATGTCTAATGTTATTTTGCTCACTGCTTGTACCCTGTGATCTTCTTGTTTACAGAAGTCAGTGATGAGATCTCCCGTCTGGTAAGGGTAGAAAGTATCAACCAGCCATGCCGAGAACAAACAGCTCATTACTCGCCACTATTTCCCAGTGTGGATGAAGAGTCTAGTTTAGACAATGTGACAATAAAGCAGGAGATCCTAGAAGAGGGGGGAGACGATTCAGCCTTCTGTTTGGACTCGATGAAAGTGGAGGATTTCAGCCCGGACTGCATGTCAGCGATCCAGGCTGAAATGCTGGTGGAGTGTAAACCAGAAGTGCTGGAGGGACAGATCGACGAATCAAACGCTCCTCTGTCCTGCACCAGACTGGCTCAGGGTAAGAAGAAAAACAATTAGCGCAGAATACAccacaacatttttattttttctacCTGTGGGACCAACTCTTCAGATATGagatatatattttgttattataTTCTTTATCTTTTTGTTTTTCCTTTAACACAGTTTTTCGACCTTACTGTAAGTGCACTTAAAATAAAAGATATACCCATACCGATGTTTAATTTGACGGCCATTTAGACCTCTGCCTTATTATTTACTGCCTTTGTAGAATGGATGAGTTCTACAAACATTATGTTATCAGCCAGTTTGCATTATATTCATGTGACAATTTAGACCGCATCATCTCCGTGCAATCAATTGCTAAAGGTCAGCATTTAGACTTCAAATTTGGCATTTAGACTTCAAAACAACCACAGTGTAGTTGTTTATACGAATTCAAAACGTTGGTCACAGGTTCCTTAATGCAATTACAAGACATAAAATAATAGGAATAACAATAGTGCAAGCTCAGACGTTAAGTaatcttatggcctgtgggataaaACTGTGGGATAAATTATAGACTCAAACTAATGCATTTGAGTATTCTTATGGctaattttatataaaaaaagtgGACACTTATCATATTATCTGTGACTGGAAAAGttagtttttaaatataaatgtcattaaAGTGAATAAAAAAAGTTTGAAACTCATATAACCACTAATCTCTTAGCATCTCTCTCCACAGAGTTACCAAACATCTTCCCTCTGGCAGAACCAGCTCCCATCCCAGAAGCCCCCCCACAGGGTTATGTCCACAGGAGGAATAGTCGCAACCTCGGCCACTCCGCCACCAACCTCTACGCCTGCAAGTCCTGCGGCCAGTCGTTCCCCCTGCCCAGCCTGCTGAGGCGGCACCACAGCCAGTGCCAGCAGAGGCTTCAGCACTGCTATCCGCCGGTAGATGGAGACAAGAGGCCCAAACTGCAGCTTTTCCCCCCGGGCTGCAGCCCCTTCCGCTGCACTGAGTGCAATCGAGAGTTCAACCGCTTGGAGAACCTCAAGACTCACCTTCgcatccacacaggagagatgcCGTACAAATGCTCGGTTTGCTCCAAGTGTTTCCGTCACTCCGGGGCGTTAACCAGGCACTTCCgcatccacacaggagagaagccTTACATCTGCGGACAGTGTGGGAAGTCCTTCAGGAACTGTGGGGGGCTTAAATTCCACCAGCGATCACATAGCAAGCAACTACAGTAGTTTTTTTAGATTCATTGACAAAGCAATTTTTGAATGGTCAAATCATTTTTGTGCAAAAGTGAAAAGTGGGGTAATATTTTATCAGATACTTTGATATTTATGGCACACATATTTAGTCTTGACTGAAACCTGGGTGACATTTTTATCACCATTAGTCAAAACTTTATCCAACAGGTCTTACCTCTGAgatcccttttttttttacgagcTCTCAACCAGAAAGTAGGATCAGTTTAATTGATAAGAACTGTCAAGTGTATCATATTGAATTCAAGCCATAGCTTATTCTTTGACTAAAACGATGAGCTGTATTTTCAGTGATGTTCAACAAATCAGTGTCTTCTCATTTGTAGAAAAATAACGAGTAGAAATACAATGTATTGAAAATGTAGCAGTGCAATCAGCCACAACTGCGTATGATGGCTCAGTAGACACTTATTGATATGAAGTGTTTGGAACCTTTCAGTGTAACTCTACTCAACTCGTTTCATGAGTTATTaaataatctttttttcttttttaataacaagtattgtttttaaagttgtttttttcACTGATGTCTCTTGATATAATTTCATGGAAACTATGGACAACAATTCAAATTCAAGATTTGATTTTAAGCAGAGGTAGAAAGTATATTCAAGCCACAAATGGCATGAGATGTATTAAGGTCAAGTAAACAAATAGCATCTTTGGAGTCGTAGACACTCAGACTGCCAGGAGAGGGCGAAAAATATCACAAACTGTGATCACAATCTTGTTTTAAAATATATGGTTGTTGGTAAATGTGAGTTATGCAGGTGTTGAGACAGAGGGTCACATTTGCCGTTATTACTTATAATTGACATTAACCCAAATGCAACACATGTtcaactcacaaaacatactCAGTCAGAAACAAGGATTCCTAAAACCTGCATAATCAAATTTCTCTTTCCCTCACGGAGAATCTCTCTAAGTTGAAGGTTTGATTTGCATAGGTATTAAAACAGAGCTCCAAATCTCTAAATTGTAAACTCAACCCTTTGTCACAGTTAAACTGTCAGGTGAATTACTTTCTGCTGTGTTGGAATGTGTTTCTCTCCGTTAATGACAACTTTCCTCTCTGCCATGTTGAAGTGTCCTCAAGCTGTGCTACTATGAAACTGCCTCACTCCTTTAACAAGGCATTATATTGCTAATACATTAAGTCTACTTCAGCTCTGAAATGGGATTTGCTCGTTGTTACATTCCAGGTTCTCTGTACTCACATTCAATTTGAGTTTAAGGTACATGTACACATACGTACATTAATATTTTATAACATCACAGCTAGAAAGCCAATCATGGTCCAATAAGCAAATTGATGTTGAAACTGCAGTATAAAGGGACATATATGGGAATAGGGGACATTTAATATCGTTTAGTTAAACTTTTTAAATtgaacaaacatttgcatattAATACTTCCTTAATTAATACTTCCTCTGGAGTAGCCTaattgtaatttaaaaaaaaaatactataTCAGatgcatgtatttttccttcatGTAATGGGACTGCtacacttttttttcttcttgccTTTTTACATAACTAATTTGTCAAATGATCAGAATAAAAACAATTGCTACGAAGGTTCACGGATAGccattttgatttatttttccaACATACACTTTATTTACGTCCTGACCACTAAAAGGAGCTTGTACAATGTATGATTTTAGGAAAGCTCAAACCAGTTAAACTCATAGGTATACCGTCTTTAGTTAAAACAGAGATGTTTTAGTAATGAAAATATTGAGGTAAACtgcatcatagactgtatagggCTCTGCATCCAGAAATAATGTTACTCTATGATCGATTGCTTTGCACATATGCGTCTTTTCTGCCATCGATTACTCGGGCCTGGATTAAACAAGGAAGCGGACGTACTGAGGGAACAGGAAGGAGATAACAAAGCCAGCAAGGATAAGCAGCAAAACAAACTACCTGCGTTACCCGTCAACGGGACAGTTAAACTATTCGCCTCGTTTTGACAGGTTCATGTTCATGCAGGAGGGCAGGCTGCTGTCATGAACGGCGAAGAGCTTCCTTCCTCCGGGCTGAAGATGTCGGTGGGACTCGCTAGTTCCGCCTGAGCTCAGCTGCTGCTTCACAGGCTGCTGTCGGACACTCGGTATGTCATTTTAGCTTCCTAAATCGACTGGGCTGCACCTACAATAATATCTCTATTATTATTCTGTCAGTGAGCCAAGTTAACCTTCCTGTCTGACAGCATCTGACAGCATCTGACAGGCCACAGCAGCACTGAGAGCTGCACACTGTCACCTATATCACCAAAAGAGAGATGGCTAGGGATGGAGTGTACTTTACATATGCTGTATATGTATACATGTTTGTCGTAAAAAGTTCTGAATACTTGTGTTAAATGCTAAAACGGATAAGATTAGCCTTTATTGATTTCCAAAGGGGTAATTCTAGTGTTGCAGCAGCACAATAATCAGTACACAGTTGAAAATTAGCATGCATACATTGACAGTTTAATGCTTTGTGTCTCAAGCTGACACATTCAAGCTGTGAAAAAACGTACCCACAGAATCTTCGACCTTTGCTGTTAGATTATTAGCTTCATTTAACATCATTCCTACACATAGTATGCTGCATGCACTCTATTGCAGCATGTTTCTATAGTCTTGCTTTTGCGTAATGAGCAGTATGCCACCACGGCCTGTGTTGCACCTGTAGCCCTACCTAACACACCCTGGAGA
Above is a window of Pseudochaenichthys georgianus chromosome 1, fPseGeo1.2, whole genome shotgun sequence DNA encoding:
- the LOC117453513 gene encoding uncharacterized protein, whose protein sequence is MKPQLAGAKKRLKAAGSEAALSLQQELVAAIHGAFEVAVEIAVREVTKLVSEATGDAYVEIQRENESLKQRLQRAEAKLEERGGSSPRTKQYFNATSRTDQPPHLKCNQKSSNPNVDIVFSGTGVKDHAPVVGQTHSGVHQLPDPQSTHEEQRSGDSNTQHVSEAASERADDGGAVACLLAFTEEVSDEISRLVRVESINQPCREQTAHYSPLFPSVDEESSLDNVTIKQEILEEGGDDSAFCLDSMKVEDFSPDCMSAIQAEMLVECKPEVLEGQIDESNAPLSCTRLAQELPNIFPLAEPAPIPEAPPQGYVHRRNSRNLGHSATNLYACKSCGQSFPLPSLLRRHHSQCQQRLQHCYPPVDGDKRPKLQLFPPGCSPFRCTECNREFNRLENLKTHLRIHTGEMPYKCSVCSKCFRHSGALTRHFRIHTGEKPYICGQCGKSFRNCGGLKFHQRSHSKQLQ